The genomic region TCGGCATTACTTGCAACGACCGGATTATCAATATAGTGCACAAGTTTTAGCAAATTTTCTCTCTCGTTGTGCGCAGGTATGATGATGGTTATCATAAAAAAATCCAAAGTTTTTAGTAGCAATATATATTATGTGTAGATTACATCCACTCCTATATCATCTATCTACGTAAATTTGCCCGAAAGGTTTTATTCCATTTACGACCAAACCATAAATTGTTTTTTACGTAAGTAACAATATTACGACTCTTAAACAAAACCAATGAAAGAATTTTCCTTAAAATGTATCTCGCTGTCCGTTTTTATAATCCTGTTATCCAGTACAATTGCCACCGCCCAAAAAAAAATAGATTTTAATAGACTATCCGAAGAGTTTATAAAAAACATCAAAGAAGAAAAAAGTACCGAGCAGATACGGGAAACCCTGGCCGGCACGACCCTTGAAACCTTAGAGAACAGTTTACGTACAGATGATGAAAAACTGGCCTTTTGGATAAATATATACAATGCCTACATACAAGTGATTCTCGCAAAAAATCCCGAACTGTACGATGATAGGCGAACCTTTTTCGAGAGAGAGCAAATACCCATTGCCGGTAGAATGGTCGCATTTTCAAAAATAGAGCATGGTATCATTCGTAAATCGCAATGGCCTTTAGGACTTGGGTTAATACGAAAATGGTTCCCCAACAAGTTTGAACGAAAACTGCGTGTCGACAAACGCGACTATCGCATTCATTTTGCGTTGAACTGCGGTGCCAAAGATTGCCCACCTGTGGCCATTTACGAGCCAGAACGCTTGGAGGAACAATTGAACAAAGGCACCGATTTGTATTTACAAAAAACATCGGAATATAATGCCGGTACCCGAGAGGTCGCCGTTACCTCACTGTTTAATTGGTTTAGGGGCGATTTTGGATGTAAAAGCGGAGTAAAGGATATTTTAAAGGAATTTGACATTATACCTACCACTAAAAAAATAGATATCACTTATAAAAACTACGACTGGACGTTAGAGCTTGATAATTGGATAGACTTATAGGCTTTCTTCAAAAAGCTTCTTTTATGGTGAAATAAAAATTACTTCCCTCGCCAGATACGCCATAATCAACGCGCAGACGAACACCGTCCCTTTTGTTTATAATGTACCTTAAACCAATACCACCTGAATTTTTATAGGCAGAGGAAAATGTTTGACCCAGGTTAGGGGCGACCGTGCCCGTTGAACCAAAAGCCGCCGCGCCGAACCTGCCCGCTATCGGAAAACGGTACTCCAATGCAAAACTCAACTCGGCATTATCCTGAAATCGTCTATTGTTAAAACCCCTAGTCCTATTCGTACCTAAATAATACAGGTCGTAAAAAGGGGTATTCTCACTGCTATTGGCCAAAAACAGGTTGGCCGCAACTACTTGGTTTTTGCCTACTTTTTGGTAAAAGCGATTATCCAACTCAAATTTGGAATAGGCAAAGGTAGCACCCAGCAACTTGGAGGAAACCGCGTAATTGGTTTGAATAAAAAAACCTTTGGTCGGGAAAAAGATATCGTCCCGTGAATCATATAAAGCCGTGAAGCCAATGTTGGATATAGTTCCATCACGTTTTCCAGGAACATCGGTCGCCTCTAAAATACCACCTTCCTCAATACTTAGATCGCTATATGAATCTAACGAATAAGTGGCCCCGACCGAGATATTTGGGTAAATTTCGCGCAAAGCTGACAAACGTACCCTGGGGAAAGTAACTTCGTAAAACTCCTCGTCTTCCAATTTAGAATCAGTGCCAAGACCATAAAAATTATAAATGAATTTATAAAAGCCCAATTCACCCAAAAAACGCCATCGTTCATCATCTTTGTACACTTCAAAAGGTGCAAAAACCAAAATCTGATTACGGGTAGTGTAACTAAACGCCAATTGAAAAGAAGATGGTCTGGTCTGCAAAGTCTCGTTCTTCAACCTAAACGTGGCAATACCTACACCGCCAAATCCAAATTGTGTCTCAGGTGTGTAAAAAGCAACGGGAAAAGCGGACAGTTTTAAATTTTTTGTCGAGTCTTGGGGCTGTTTTTGCGATATCGCCGAGAGCGATATAAAATATATGATTGCATAAAGTAGTTTCGGTATTTTATATGCCATAAAGTATAAGTGGTACGTATCTTTGTTAACACCAACATGCACAAGTTAACATAGTTTTTTCGATAGCGTAAATTTTTAGGCATATATCTAAAATAGATTATCAATTTACATTCCCTTTTATGAACAGATTCTTAGGTTTTGGAAAAATAGGTATTTGTATTTTTTTGATATTGGGGATTCTTTCCGCCTTTGCGCTGCACCAATTGAAATTTTCGTTTGATTTTAGCCAGTTTTTTCCAGAGGGGGATGAAGATTTACTTTTCTATCAAGAATTTAGTAAAGAGTTCGGCACCGATGATAATTTTTTGTTGATTGCCGTGGTAAGCGATTCATCGGTCTTTGAGAAAGATTTTCTGAAGAGATTCCACCAGCTATCGCTAGATGCCAAAAAGATACCTTTTGTAAGCGATAGCCAATCTTTGACAACACTTTCCTACCCGCTCAAAACCTCTTTTGGCTATACAAAACTTCCTGTTATACACATAAACGATGTAAGTCGCTATAAAACGGATTGGGCGAAAATAAGGGAGGATGGCCTGTTCTTGAACACACTCATAGATAGCGAGGCAACTTCTTTGGTATTGGCATTGGAAACCGATGATGCTCTGGACTATGCCCAGTCAGTGGAATTACTGGGCGCCCTTAGGAAAAGTTTGGACAACAATCATCTGAACGATTACCACCTTTTGGGCAGGACTTATTTTTATGAAGCTTTGGTACAAATGCAGAAACAGGAGCTTATCACAACTTCAATCGCCTCATCCTTATTGGTTATTTTGATACTCATTTTTATCTATAGAAAACCTATTGTTGTTCTTATAGCCACATCGTCTATTATCGTGGCACTTTTGCTCTTTTTGGGATTGCTTTCGGTTTTGGGGAAAGAGCTCAACGCCATGGCCGCATTTTATCCAATTTTGATGTTAATAGTTGGTACATCGGACGTTGTGCATATTATGGACCATTATTTGGGAAAACTGATAAGCGGTGACACCAAGACAAATGCAATGATAAATACGCTAAGGACCGTAGGAGCATCCACGTTGTTGACATCGGTCACCACCGCCGTAGGTTTTGCATCCTTGCTCACATCAAAATCCAGCAGTATTGCCGATTTTGGGGTAAATTCGGCATTAGGGGTACTTGTCGCCTATGGTACGGTCATTGTTTTGACCACTTCGCTATTGCTCACAACAAAAAAGCAATATCTGCTATCTAAAAAAAGAGACCTAAAAAAATGGGATGCATATTTACTTTCGGTCAATCGTTTTACGATGCTAAGGCCAAAACTTATACTGATCGGCAGTGCAATTTTCATAGGTATCTGCATTTGGGGCGCATTTCAGGTAAATACAAACTATCAGTTTAAGGAAAGTTTACCCGAGGGGAGCAAAATAGCAAGCGATTTTGACTTTTTTCAAAAAAAATATGCTGGTTTTAGGCCTTTGGAAATTGCGGTCATCACAAAGGAAAACCATAAGGTTACCGATTTTGAGGTCGTTAGGGAAATCGATAAAATAGAAAAAGAACTTGACAAAATAGATGCCATTCAAAATGTACGTTCCGTCACATTGTTCTACAAATCATTGCACATGGCCAATAATTTGAACAAAGTGGCTTACTTTACGCTACCGAAGACCCGGACGACTTTCGACACATACAATACCGAAATAAAAAAACTGGCACGAAAAAGATTGGCCAAATATATAAATAACACTAAAACCAAAGCACGCATTAAAACTTCTGTATTGGATATTGGTACAGATAGTCTCGCGACCGTCTATAAAAATCTTAATGAATTTATAGCTACCAACACTAATACAGCAATAGTTGATTTCAAATTGACCGGTAAAGGTCTTTTGCTGGATAAAAACGCATTTTATATAAGGGATAGTCTGATAGAGGGGCTCATACTGGCTACCATCATAATAGGAATATTGATGGTGTTTCTCTTCAGAAATTTAAAATTATTATTCATATCCATACTGCCCAACATAGTACCTTTATTGTTTGCCGCAGCCCTATTGGGCTTTTTGCAAATTCCGTTAGAGGCATCAATTTCAGTAGTTTTTGCCATAGTTTTTGGTATAGCGGTTGATGATACCATTCATTTTTTAAGCAATTATAAAATACATATCGGTAATGGGGTGACCCGGGAAAAGGCTTTGGAAGAAACTTTCAAAAAAACCGGGAGAGCTTTGGTAATTACTACGCTGTTATTGTTCTTTGGCTTTTTGGTACTACTGTTTTCGGTACATAAACCAAGTGTAACGATAGGGCTCTTAATAAGCATAACACTATTAACGGCCCTCATTTTTGATTTGCTCTTAATTCCCGTACTCCTGAGGAAATTAACATGAGTGGGATTTGTCACCTTTAGACTTCATTGATTTATGTAAATCCCACCTAGCTTTCAATAGCTTGAATATTAAAACAACCATCACTACCGCCCAAATTGCAAAAAGTATATAATTTATTTCCATAAAGACTCTACTTCATATGGGAATCCCCGATTATACTTTTAATAAACATCCAAAGAACTAATATATAAAAAGTAACTAATTTCT from Costertonia aggregata harbors:
- a CDS encoding efflux RND transporter permease subunit, translated to MNRFLGFGKIGICIFLILGILSAFALHQLKFSFDFSQFFPEGDEDLLFYQEFSKEFGTDDNFLLIAVVSDSSVFEKDFLKRFHQLSLDAKKIPFVSDSQSLTTLSYPLKTSFGYTKLPVIHINDVSRYKTDWAKIREDGLFLNTLIDSEATSLVLALETDDALDYAQSVELLGALRKSLDNNHLNDYHLLGRTYFYEALVQMQKQELITTSIASSLLVILILIFIYRKPIVVLIATSSIIVALLLFLGLLSVLGKELNAMAAFYPILMLIVGTSDVVHIMDHYLGKLISGDTKTNAMINTLRTVGASTLLTSVTTAVGFASLLTSKSSSIADFGVNSALGVLVAYGTVIVLTTSLLLTTKKQYLLSKKRDLKKWDAYLLSVNRFTMLRPKLILIGSAIFIGICIWGAFQVNTNYQFKESLPEGSKIASDFDFFQKKYAGFRPLEIAVITKENHKVTDFEVVREIDKIEKELDKIDAIQNVRSVTLFYKSLHMANNLNKVAYFTLPKTRTTFDTYNTEIKKLARKRLAKYINNTKTKARIKTSVLDIGTDSLATVYKNLNEFIATNTNTAIVDFKLTGKGLLLDKNAFYIRDSLIEGLILATIIIGILMVFLFRNLKLLFISILPNIVPLLFAAALLGFLQIPLEASISVVFAIVFGIAVDDTIHFLSNYKIHIGNGVTREKALEETFKKTGRALVITTLLLFFGFLVLLFSVHKPSVTIGLLISITLLTALIFDLLLIPVLLRKLT
- a CDS encoding BamA/TamA family outer membrane protein; amino-acid sequence: MAYKIPKLLYAIIYFISLSAISQKQPQDSTKNLKLSAFPVAFYTPETQFGFGGVGIATFRLKNETLQTRPSSFQLAFSYTTRNQILVFAPFEVYKDDERWRFLGELGFYKFIYNFYGLGTDSKLEDEEFYEVTFPRVRLSALREIYPNISVGATYSLDSYSDLSIEEGGILEATDVPGKRDGTISNIGFTALYDSRDDIFFPTKGFFIQTNYAVSSKLLGATFAYSKFELDNRFYQKVGKNQVVAANLFLANSSENTPFYDLYYLGTNRTRGFNNRRFQDNAELSFALEYRFPIAGRFGAAAFGSTGTVAPNLGQTFSSAYKNSGGIGLRYIINKRDGVRLRVDYGVSGEGSNFYFTIKEAF
- a CDS encoding DUF547 domain-containing protein; translated protein: MKEFSLKCISLSVFIILLSSTIATAQKKIDFNRLSEEFIKNIKEEKSTEQIRETLAGTTLETLENSLRTDDEKLAFWINIYNAYIQVILAKNPELYDDRRTFFEREQIPIAGRMVAFSKIEHGIIRKSQWPLGLGLIRKWFPNKFERKLRVDKRDYRIHFALNCGAKDCPPVAIYEPERLEEQLNKGTDLYLQKTSEYNAGTREVAVTSLFNWFRGDFGCKSGVKDILKEFDIIPTTKKIDITYKNYDWTLELDNWIDL